The nucleotide window accaccaacaacaacaccaacaacaccaacaccaccaccaccaacatcatcatcaacaacaacaacactaccccaCCAATaataacaccaccaacaacaacaacaccatcatcaacaacaacaacactaccccaccaccaccaccaccaccaccaacaacaacaacaacaacaacatcatcaacaacgcTACCCCACCAATAACAAGAACAccaccagcagcaacaacaacaacaaaaccccaacaataacaacaacaccacttccaccaccaccaccaccactacaaccaccaccaccaccaccaacaacaacaacaacagcaacaacaacaacaaaaacaacaacaacaaaaacaataacaacaacaacaacaacaacaacaacaacaacaacaacaacaatattattactaccattactactactactactactactactactactattactactactactaccactactactactactactactactactactactactactactactactactactactactactactactactactattactactactactgctgttacgtGTTTAATTTATTCCAGCAGGAGGGTGCTGGCAGGAAACGCGTTTTTGGCAGCGAAGTCCATCTACCGAGCAGTTACGCATACAGGTAATGTTTCTTCTAAATCCCACATATGAGTATAGAGATTTACCCAAAGTTTTCAGTCCCTGCCAGCAATAAACAAGCCTCTCTGAATCACTATCGTTAACCGGATAAGAAAACGAAACTTTTCTAGATAGAGAGAAGCACTGCCGTCAATCGTTCTGTCTTGACTCCAGAGCAAGCGAAGGGGCACCTGTAGAATATATATCTCATTTGTTTCTGTGAAACACTGCGGGGCAGAGTAACTAATATTTCAGTCAAAATAATATCCAAATTATCTCTTATGAAaatttaaaaggaaaggaaatatcacTCTTTTGGGCGGAACACGAAGTCAGAATGGGATAACCTTAGCCATGCATGCAGTTTTAATTTTTGCCGTAATTACATTTTTTGTACTCTTACGTTAGATATTAGTTTTGATGGATTGACTCCAATAAGTCAACAATATAAAGCAGACAATAGTTATTGCTTTTGTTAAAATGTTTCCAACAACCTTGATATCTGAGTAGTCTAATTAAATAATTGCATTCGCTCGCGTCTATTACTGAGTAATTTTCTGCATTTCGTATAGAACAGCGAGACACATCGTCGTCAATACTGATACAAAGCTGTATTGCAAGATGATGGTGACCAAGATGAAGTATTGAGAAAATGTTCGTTGCTACAATAATTactataaaagaatatatatatatatatatatatatatatatatatatatatatatatatatatatatatatatacacacacacacacacacacacacacacacatatatatatatatatatatatatatatatatatatatatatataaatatatatatatatatatatatatatataaatagagacacacagacacacacacccacacacacacacacacacacatatatatatatatatatatatatatatatatatatatatatatatatatatatatatatatatatatatatatatatatatatatatatatatatatatatagatatatatatatatagatatagatagatagatagatagatatagatatatagatatagatatagatatagatatatagatatatagatatagatagatagatagatagatagatatagatagatagatagatagatagatagatagatagatagatatagatatagatagatagatatagatatagatatagatatagatatatatatatatatatatatatatatatatatatatatacacacacacacacacacacacacattgtccttCCGCCTCCCTGTGGCCTCCCATTTACCTTGTATCAGTATTCTTTAGCTACCAAGTGGTGGACGCCGGGAGTCACTTCAACCACTCGGACACGAGTGGAAGTAGCAAGACAGGAGGAAGCTACTCATGGCGCTCCCTCGGGGTGCTCAACAGCATGTAGAGTATAATTTGGGAGGAGAAAACGGCTACAAGATATCTGTGAAATACACACATAGCCTTCCAAACCAAGAATCTCCAGATCAAGCATATGGAAACGAACTTCGAACAGGAGAGTTAACTGGGGTTGGAGGAGTTTCAGTGTCCAAAGAGAAAGAAGCCAGGGCTCTGGAAGTGAAGCAAATCTCAGTTCAGACCTGGGAGAAGGAAATTTTGCATCTGGTGGAGGCGTTTTGCATTCCAGGTTTGATCATGATGTAATAATAAACTCTGGAACTGGTGATGGGGATACAGTAGCTTCTGGATTTGAAACTGGAGAAGAAAGCTTAAGGGATGTTCCTGAAATAACAATAAGTTCTGGACATGGTCCTAGAGAAACAGAAGGTTCTGGAGATATTGCTGGAATAAAAGAAAGTTCTGGATTTGGCCCCGCAGTGGTATTAAGCTCGGGATTTGGTTCTGGAGTGGAAGCGAATTTTGGATCTGGATCAGAGAGTGGAAGTTCCAGCAGAATAAATAGTTTTGGAAATGCCAATGGCGAAGGCTTTTTATCTGCTGGTGAAATAGCAGAAAGTTCCGGATTTGCCTCAACAAAAGGAAGAACTACTGACTCTGTTGCTGCAGGAAGTGGCTTTGGATCTGGTAAAGACGGTGGGTCAGGAAATAGCTTTGGAACAGGTGGAACCGGTGAGTCAGTGACTGGCTTTGTCTCTAGCGGCGCCAGTGGGTCACGCATTGGCTTTGAATCTGGTGGAGCTGGTGGGTTAAGCAATAGTGGCGCTGGTGAGTCAGGGACCAGTTTTGGATTTGGTGGAGCCATTGGAGTGGGGACTGGCTTTGAATCTAGTGGAGTTAGTGTGTCAGGGACTGGCCTTGGATCAGGTGGAACCGGTGGGTCAGAGATTGCCCTTGGATCTGGTGGAGCCGGTGGATCAGGGACTACCTTTGCATCCATAGGAACTGGTGAGTCAGGGACTGGGTTTGGATTTGTAGGAACTGGTGCTTCAGGGACTGACTTTGGATCTGTAGGAACTGGTGGGACAGGGACTGGGTTTGTATCTGTAGGAACTGGTGGATCAGAGACTGGATTTGGATCTGGTGGAGCCGGTGGATCAGGGACTACCTTTGCATCCATAGGAACTGGTGAGTCAGGGACTGGGTTTGGATTTGTAGGAACTGGTGCTTCAGGGACTGGCTTTGGATCTGTAGGAACTGGTGGGACAGGGACTGGATTTGTATCTGTAGGAACTGGTGGATCAGAGACTGGATTTGGATCTGGTGGAGCCGGTACGTCAGGGACTGGCTTTGGATTTGTAGTAACTGGTGGGTCAGGGACTGGGAGTGGGTCTGTATCTAGTGGAGCCGGCACGTCAGGGACTGGCTTTGGATCTGGTGCCACCGGTGGGTCAGGGACTGCCTTTGTCTCTAGCAGTGCCAGTGGCTCAGGGACTGACTTTGGACCTAATGAAATTGGTGGGTCAGGGACTGGGTTTGAATCTGGTGGAGCCGGTGGGTTTGGGACTGGTTTTACTTTCAGTACCGGTGGACCAGAAGTTAGTCTTGGGGTTGTTAGCACCGAAGGATTGGGAGGTGGTCTAGCTACAGGTGGCGCCAATGGACTGAGAAATATCATATCTGTTGGCAACACTGGTGAACAAGGGGGTGGTTTGAGTACAGGCACCATTGATAGACAGGGATTCAGTTTCGGCACAAGCATTGGTTCGGGAGGTGGCTTGGCCACCGGTGATCTGGGACTCAGCTTGGGCAGCACTGGTGGATTGGGAGGCGGCTTGGGCACAGGGGGCACCGGTGGACTGGGACTCAGCTTGGGCAGCACTGGTGGATTGGGAGGCGGCTTGGGCACAGGGGGCACCGGTGGACTGGGACTCAGCTtgggcagcagtggtggattgggaGGCGGGCCACAGGGGCCACAGGGGCACCAGTGGACTGGGACTCAGCTTAGGTAACACTGGTGGATTGGGAGGCGGCTTGGGCACAGGTGCCACAGGGGCACCAGTGGACTGGGACTTAGCTTAGGTAACACTGGTGGATTGGGAGGCGGCTTGGCCACAGGGGGCACAGGGGCACGGGTGTACTGGGACTCAGCTTGGGCAGCACTGGTGGATTGGGAGGCGGCTTGGGCACAGGGGGCACAGGGGGCACCGGTGGACTGGGACTCAGCTTAGGTAACACTGGTGGATTGGGAGGCGCCTTGGCCACAGGGGCCACCGGTGGGCTGGGACTCAGCTTAGGTAACACTGGTGGATTGGGAGGCGGCTTGGGCACAGGGGCCACAGGGGGCACCGGTGGACTGGGACTCAGCTTAGGTAACACTGGTGGATTGGGAGGCGGCTTGGGCACAGGGGCCACAGGGGGCACCGGTGGACTGGGACTCAGCTTAGGTAACACTGGTGGATTGGGAGGCGGCTTGGGCACAGGGGGCACCGGTGGACTGGGACTCAGCTCGGGCAGTATTGGTGGCTTTGGAGGTGGCATTGCCACAGGTGGGCCCGGAGGACTGGGATTCAGCTTCGGCAGTACTGGTGGACTGGGAGGTGGCTTGTTTACAGGAGGACCAGTGGACTTTGTCAGCTTAGGTGGCACTGGTGGATTGGGAGGTGGATTGGTTACAAGTGGACCAGTGAACGTTTTCAGCTTAGGTGGCACTGGTGGATTGGGAAGTGGCTTGTCCACAGGGGGTACAGGTGGACTGGGATTCAGCTTGGGCAGTACTGGTGGACTGGGAGGTGGTTCGGTTACAGGAGGCACTGGTGGACTTGGAGGTAACTTAGCTGTAGGCACCGGTGGACTGGGAGGTGGATTGGCCACAGGAGGCTTGGCTACAAGCGGCTTGACCACAGGTGGCACCGGTGGACTGGGATTCAGCATAGGCAACGCTGGTGGCTTTGGAGGTGGCTTGGGCACAGGTAGCCCCAGTGGACTGGGATTCAGCATAGGCAACACTGGTGGACTGGGAGGTGGCTTGGGCATAGGTAGCCCCAGTGGACTGGGATTCAGCATAGGCAACGCTGGTGGACTGGGAGGTGGCTTGGGCACAGGTGGCACCGGTGGATTGGGATTCAGCATAGGCAACACTGGTGGACTGGGAGGTGGCTTGGGCACAGGTAGCCCCAGTGGACTGGGATTCAGCATAGGCAACACTGGTGGACTGGGAGGTGGCTTGGGCACAGGTGGCACCGGTGGACTGGGACTCAGTTTAGGCAGCACTGGTGGACTGGGAGGTGGTTTGGGCACAGGTGGCACCGGTGGACTGGGACTCAGTTTAGGCAGCACTGGTGGACTGGGAGGTGGTTTGGGCACAGGTGGCACCGGTGGACTGGGACTCAGTTTAGGCAGCACTGGTGGCACCGGTGGTCTGGGACTCAGCTTGGGTGGCCCCTTTGGACTGGGATTTAATTTAGGTGGATTAGGAGGAAGCCTGTTCTTTGGCAGATCCGGTAAATTAGAAGGTGGTTTCGACACAGACAGTGCCAGTGGACTGGAGGGTAACTTGGACACAGGCAGTACTGGAACAATTCGAGATGGTTTAGACACAGGTAGTACCAGAGGACAGGGAGGTGTGTTTACCTCCGTCACTGCCGATGGCTTGGACACTGGCAGTGCCATTGGAGTAGGTAGTGGATTTATCACAGGTGGTGCTGGTGAACTGGGTGGTGAGTTTGTCACAGGCGGAGCCGGTGGATTCCACGGAAGTTTTGACTCGGGAAGTACCGGTGAACAGGGAGGTGGCTTTGATAAAGGCAGTGACGGTGGACTGAGAGGTGGGTTTATCACTGGTAATGCTGGTGGACTGAGAGATGGCTTGAGCACAGACACGGCCAATGTATTTGGTGATACCTCGGccacaggtggtggtggtagacttaATGAGGGCTTCCCAAGTGGGGGTGACGGTGATTTTGGTGGTTTTAtcagtagtagtggcggtggatTTAGTGATGGCTTGATCAGTAGCATTGGCGGTGGATTCGGTGATGGTTTGGACAGCAGTGGCGGTGGACTCGGTGATGGCCTGGCCAGCAGCGGTGGCGGTGGATTCGGTGATGGCTTTATCAGTAGCAGTGGCGGTGGATTTGGTGATGGCTTGATCAGTAGCATTGGCGGTGGATTCGGTGATGGTTTGGCCAGCAGCGGTGGCGGTGGATTCGGTGATGGCTTTATCAGTAGCAGTGGCGGTGGATTTGGTGATGGGTTGGCCAGCAGCGGTAACAGTGGATTTGGTGACGATTCGGGCACTGGCGGTGGATATGGGGATAGTTTTGACAGTGGAGGCGCCCATGGATTTGGTAGTGGGTTGATCAGTGAGGGAGGCCGTGGCTCTAGTAATAGCTTGATCGATGGGGGTCCTAATGAATCAGGAGGGTTAGTCACAGGCAGTGCTGCTAAATCAAAAACTGACG belongs to Eriocheir sinensis breed Jianghai 21 chromosome 62, ASM2467909v1, whole genome shotgun sequence and includes:
- the LOC126986561 gene encoding WAG22 antigen-like; this translates as MLWTVVGILCVAAAVATTVPQDGQQPSKPRISRSSIWKRTSNRRVNWGWRSFSVQRERSQGSGSEANLSSDLGEGNFASGGGVLHSRFDHDVIINSGTGDGDTVASGFETGEESLRDVPEITISSGHGPRETEGSGDIAGIKESSGFGPAVVLSSGFGSGVEANFGSGSESGSSSRINSFGNANGEGFLSAGEIAESSGFASTKGRTTDSVAAGSGFGSGKDGGSGNSFGTGGTGESVTGFVSSGASGSRIGFESGGAGGLSNSGAGESGTSFGFGGAIGVGTGFESSGVSVSGTGLGSGGTGGSEIALGSGGAGGSGTTFASIGTGESGTGFGFVGTGASGTDFGSVGTGGTGTGFVSVGTGGSETGFGSGGAGGSGTTFASIGTGESGTGFGFVGTGASGTGFGSVGTGGTGTGFVSVGTGGSETGFGSGGAGTSGTGFGFVVTGGSGTGSGSVSSGAGTSGTGFGSGATGGSGTAFVSSSASGSGTDFGPNEIGGSGTGFESGGAGGFGTGFTFSTGGPEVSLGVVSTEGLGGGLATGGANGLRNIISVGNTGEQGGGLSTGTIDRQGFSFGTSIGSGGGLATGDLGLSLGSTGGLGGGLGTGGTGGLGLSLGSTGGLGGGLGTGGTGGTGGLGLSLGNTGGLGGALATGATGGLGLSLGNTGGLGGGLGTGATGGTGGLGLSLGNTGGLGGGLGTGATGGTGGLGLSLGNTGGLGGGLGTGGTGGLGLSSGSIGGFGGGIATGGPGGLGFSFGSTGGLGGGLFTGGPVDFVSLGGTGGLGGGLVTSGPVNVFSLGGTGGLGSGLSTGGTGGLGFSLGSTGGLGGGSVTGGTGGLGGNLAVGTGGLGGGLATGGLATSGLTTGGTGGLGFSIGNAGGFGGGLGTGSPSGLGFSIGNTGGLGGGLGIGSPSGLGFSIGNAGGLGGGLGTGGTGGLGFSIGNTGGLGGGLGTGSPSGLGFSIGNTGGLGGGLGTGGTGGLGLSLGSTGGLGGGLGTGGTGGLGLSLGSTGGTGGLGLSLGGPFGLGFNLGGLGGSLFFGRSGKLEGGFDTDSASGLEGNLDTGSTGTIRDGLDTGSTRGQGGVFTSVTADGLDTGSAIGVGSGFITGGAGELGGEFVTGGAGGFHGSFDSGSTGEQGGGFDKGSDGGLRGGFITGNAGGLRDGLSTDTANVFGDTSATGGGGRLNEGFPSGGDGDFGGFISSSGGGFSDGLISSIGGGFGDGLDSSGGGLGDGLASSGGGGFGDGFISSSGGGFGDGLISSIGGGFGDGLASSGGGGFGDGFISSSGGGFGDGLASSGNSGFGDDSGTGGGYGDSFDSGGAHGFGSGLISEGGRGSSNSLIDGGPNESGGLVTGSAAKSKTDVNENVFGEGFSVTRLPVEIVDGISISRNRGHRQGRHRVTDGGRRSYGGDGRHSIYKSVSGRNRGVERGHGNRRPAIFNSARGRGRDGRDGDRRFTIFNVENSEGRGGRGGGGRRLTVSSAEYNRGHSGSEGDGNRKVTIIKAERGRSRAHEGDGNRKVTINKAGRGRSRAHEDATTVTGTRSSFNLPSRSYSGARTQGYSKAAGSSNEPGDENSSGPVSLKVLQQVTGTSAGDLEVYPVTAEVQFNLTSEGSAR